A DNA window from Aminiphilus circumscriptus DSM 16581 contains the following coding sequences:
- the ruvC gene encoding crossover junction endodeoxyribonuclease RuvC, translating into MKFRCLGVDPGLGRLGFGVIAQERSTLRVERFGCIETPPHSVLPGRLLLLYEELHKIFEERTIHLVAVEQLFFGRNTTTAAMVWQARGVVLLSAAQAGIPTVEPKPSEVKLAVCGNGNAEKKQVQGMIRYLLGLSAPPKPDDAADALAVAIAGIALWRWNSGETPSP; encoded by the coding sequence GTGAAATTTCGCTGTCTCGGTGTCGATCCAGGACTTGGAAGACTTGGTTTCGGCGTAATAGCCCAAGAGCGCTCGACTCTGAGGGTAGAACGCTTTGGTTGCATTGAGACACCTCCTCATTCGGTTCTTCCGGGACGTTTGTTGTTGTTATATGAAGAATTGCACAAGATTTTCGAAGAACGCACGATCCATTTGGTTGCAGTGGAACAGCTCTTCTTCGGCCGCAATACCACGACTGCCGCGATGGTCTGGCAGGCCAGAGGAGTTGTTCTTCTCTCCGCTGCACAGGCAGGTATTCCCACAGTGGAGCCCAAACCTTCGGAAGTGAAACTCGCCGTGTGCGGCAACGGGAATGCCGAGAAGAAGCAGGTCCAGGGAATGATTCGGTATCTTCTCGGCCTCTCGGCTCCGCCAAAACCTGATGATGCCGCGGATGCCCTGGCTGTGGCGATTGCCGGGATCGCCCTGTGGCGTTGGAATAGTGGAGAAACTCCATCACCGTAG
- the ruvA gene encoding Holliday junction branch migration protein RuvA, with product MLQHLQGIVDSIENQYVVLDVGGLGFALLCSRSVLARAQRGGNLRLYTSLSVAEGGILSLFGFSTPEERKLFDMLTSVKGIGGKMAMGLLGTLEMETILHAILSGSPVLLASAPGIGRKTAERICFELQEKIKKTPLLSQTIVVPELSGQSTVAAAVLQALESLGFSLAESREGLQEALKKTVPPDSEEQLLQAALQSLTRRR from the coding sequence ATGCTGCAACATCTTCAGGGAATTGTCGATTCCATTGAAAACCAGTACGTCGTTCTCGACGTGGGCGGCCTCGGTTTTGCACTTCTTTGCTCCAGGAGCGTTCTTGCCAGAGCCCAACGAGGGGGAAACCTTCGTCTTTACACGTCCCTGTCCGTCGCAGAGGGAGGCATTCTTTCTCTTTTCGGTTTTTCTACCCCCGAGGAACGAAAACTTTTCGACATGTTGACTTCCGTCAAAGGAATCGGCGGAAAGATGGCCATGGGGCTTCTCGGCACACTTGAAATGGAGACAATTCTCCACGCCATTCTCTCGGGATCGCCGGTTTTGCTCGCGTCCGCTCCGGGAATCGGGCGAAAGACAGCAGAACGCATCTGTTTCGAATTGCAAGAGAAGATCAAAAAGACGCCCTTGCTCTCCCAAACCATAGTTGTTCCCGAACTTTCCGGTCAGTCCACAGTGGCGGCTGCTGTTCTTCAAGCTTTGGAATCTCTTGGCTTCTCTCTTGCCGAGTCTCGGGAAGGACTTCAAGAAGCTTTGAAGAAAACGGTTCCGCCCGACTCTGAGGAACAACTGCTCCAGGCGGCACTGCAATCCCTCACGCGAAGGAGGTGA
- the ruvB gene encoding Holliday junction branch migration DNA helicase RuvB: MFSSEEPSFSALESRNIPDRPSAKETQRLVTPPRQTEGDDFVHLRPKNLRDFVGQEALRQKLSIFVTAARQRGEPLDHVLFYGPPGLGKTTLAGIISREMGGELRITTGPALERAGDLAAILSNLQPKDVLFIDEIHRLSPSVEEILYSSMEDFALDIVVGKGPLARTIRLQLPPFTLVGATTRLGLLTSPLRSRFGIVEQLDLYTPEELATIAIRAAGTFGVAIDENAALEMGRRSRGTPRIALRLLRRIRDVAEVRGASAIDLPMSRLALEMLGVDDLGLDEGDRKLLRALVELFGGGPVGLTTLAAALNEESQTIEDIYEPFLIRKGLLERTPRGRKATSGTFAYLGKNPPREFEQLSFAATLEEEERYVSKEGG; encoded by the coding sequence ATGTTTTCCTCCGAAGAACCCTCTTTTTCTGCGCTCGAATCGAGAAACATCCCCGATCGACCTTCAGCGAAAGAGACACAACGTCTCGTCACACCTCCACGGCAAACCGAAGGGGACGATTTCGTCCATCTCCGCCCCAAAAATTTGCGAGATTTTGTCGGACAAGAAGCGCTCCGGCAAAAGTTGTCCATTTTCGTCACCGCCGCAAGGCAAAGAGGTGAACCGCTCGACCACGTCCTTTTCTACGGCCCTCCTGGCTTGGGAAAGACCACACTGGCAGGCATCATCTCCCGGGAAATGGGTGGAGAATTGCGCATCACAACCGGACCGGCGCTTGAGAGGGCAGGGGATTTAGCGGCGATCCTCTCCAACCTGCAGCCGAAAGACGTTCTCTTTATCGACGAAATTCACCGACTCAGTCCATCCGTGGAAGAAATTCTCTATTCCAGCATGGAGGATTTCGCCCTCGATATCGTGGTTGGAAAGGGACCTCTCGCACGTACCATACGTCTTCAACTTCCCCCGTTCACTCTTGTGGGAGCAACCACCCGTCTCGGCCTGCTCACCTCACCCCTCCGGAGCCGTTTCGGTATCGTCGAGCAACTTGATCTTTACACACCCGAGGAATTGGCCACCATTGCCATTCGTGCGGCCGGGACTTTCGGCGTTGCCATCGACGAGAACGCCGCTCTGGAAATGGGGCGCCGCTCTCGGGGAACACCCCGGATCGCCCTACGCCTCCTCCGAAGGATCCGCGACGTTGCGGAAGTACGCGGCGCCTCGGCCATAGATCTTCCAATGTCGAGACTAGCCTTGGAAATGCTCGGTGTGGATGACCTCGGCCTCGATGAAGGAGATCGGAAGTTGCTTCGCGCTCTGGTCGAACTCTTCGGCGGAGGTCCTGTCGGCCTGACAACGCTTGCTGCCGCGCTCAATGAGGAAAGCCAAACCATTGAGGACATCTACGAGCCTTTTTTGATTAGGAAGGGACTCCTGGAGCGCACTCCCCGCGGAAGAAAAGCGACGTCCGGTACCTTTGCCTACCTGGGGAAAAATCCACCAAGGGAGTTCGAGCAGCTTTCCTTCGCCGCTACGCTTGAGGAGGAAGAGAGATACGTCTCAAAGGAAGGGGGATGA
- a CDS encoding DUF2905 domain-containing protein, producing the protein MSVNTIAKLFLVAGVLLLSLGLLLLLFEKCSIPFGKLPGDFVFRRKNITIAFPFMTMLIISLLLTVGINIFWRWFR; encoded by the coding sequence ATGTCTGTGAATACGATTGCGAAACTTTTTCTCGTCGCGGGAGTTCTTCTGCTTTCTCTCGGTCTGCTTTTGCTTCTTTTCGAAAAATGTTCGATCCCTTTCGGAAAACTCCCGGGAGATTTCGTTTTCCGTCGAAAGAACATTACAATCGCATTCCCGTTTATGACAATGCTCATCATAAGTCTCCTGCTCACTGTAGGAATTAATATATTTTGGCGCTGGTTCCGTTGA
- a CDS encoding SpoIID/LytB domain-containing protein has protein sequence MMYAHRTFRNVLLVASFVFIVVLAPFAEGAEKTLTVGVALDVTQGTLSSRSAFILTDRNGKKLSVPRSVVFSVPKPGTILVGKTSLALPVNISGKSPLTFEKTAYRGSLRLTQNKSGVNVINVIGVEGYLRGVLKMEVNPQWPFETLKAQAIIARTYALKHVGRHRDQGFDLCATQHCQVYRGVNAEDPRSDKAISVTKGMVLTYRGELALTPYHSDSGGVTADVSSVWGGSHEYLQAREEPFASGSPYASWESSFSERELADAIRSLGVNVGSIISLIPENKDPRGRVPRLLVEGTTGKASVSTHQLRMALGPTVLRSTVFEISASPRGNDVPSATSTFPAPTPASPPTGSDTNRSLTSGEDLVIALTQEGAFSTEELMDMLLHPEKRQDYVQKALSRSKRPSLPVVPVPEAPAMPGKTFHFKGRGWGHGVGLSQWGAKSMADRGWTCTQILDHYYPGTSTKKVY, from the coding sequence ATGATGTACGCACATCGCACCTTCCGAAACGTGCTCCTTGTGGCTTCTTTTGTCTTTATCGTCGTCCTCGCTCCTTTCGCCGAAGGGGCGGAAAAAACGCTCACCGTAGGTGTCGCTCTGGACGTTACCCAAGGAACGCTGTCTTCCAGAAGCGCTTTCATTCTGACGGACAGAAACGGCAAAAAGCTCAGTGTGCCACGTTCCGTAGTTTTTTCCGTACCCAAACCGGGAACGATCCTCGTGGGAAAAACTTCCCTAGCCCTTCCCGTGAACATATCCGGCAAATCTCCGTTGACGTTCGAGAAAACTGCGTATCGGGGTTCACTGCGTCTTACTCAAAACAAATCAGGCGTTAATGTTATCAACGTGATCGGAGTCGAGGGCTATCTCCGAGGAGTTCTGAAAATGGAGGTCAATCCGCAATGGCCCTTCGAGACACTCAAAGCTCAGGCGATCATTGCCCGAACCTACGCGCTGAAGCATGTCGGACGACATAGAGACCAGGGTTTCGATCTTTGTGCGACGCAACACTGTCAGGTCTACAGAGGTGTGAACGCCGAGGATCCTCGAAGCGACAAGGCCATTTCGGTGACGAAAGGCATGGTTCTTACCTATAGAGGTGAGCTTGCTTTGACTCCGTATCATTCCGACAGTGGCGGTGTCACTGCGGATGTTTCCAGTGTCTGGGGAGGAAGTCACGAGTACCTTCAGGCGCGGGAGGAACCGTTCGCCTCCGGATCCCCCTATGCATCCTGGGAGAGCAGTTTCAGCGAGAGAGAGCTCGCCGATGCCATAAGAAGCCTCGGCGTGAATGTGGGAAGTATCATCTCTCTCATTCCGGAAAACAAAGATCCCCGAGGAAGAGTACCGCGTCTGCTCGTAGAGGGCACGACCGGCAAAGCGTCCGTTTCAACACATCAGCTCCGCATGGCCCTTGGACCGACCGTTCTTCGAAGTACCGTGTTCGAAATTTCCGCCAGTCCCCGAGGAAACGACGTACCTTCGGCAACATCCACTTTTCCCGCGCCTACTCCGGCGAGTCCGCCGACGGGAAGCGATACAAACCGTTCCCTCACCTCGGGAGAGGATCTGGTTATCGCCCTTACGCAAGAAGGGGCTTTTTCCACGGAAGAACTCATGGACATGCTCCTCCATCCGGAGAAAAGACAGGACTATGTCCAGAAAGCTCTCTCCAGGAGCAAGCGCCCTTCCCTGCCGGTCGTTCCAGTGCCTGAAGCGCCGGCTATGCCGGGGAAAACGTTCCATTTCAAGGGCAGGGGATGGGGACACGGGGTGGGTCTCTCCCAATGGGGGGCGAAAAGCATGGCCGACAGGGGATGGACCTGTACCCAGATCCTCGATCACTACTATCCCGGAACCTCGACGAAGAAAGTGTATTGA
- the queA gene encoding tRNA preQ1(34) S-adenosylmethionine ribosyltransferase-isomerase QueA, giving the protein MTRDDSTKYALPAPSLFAADSYEYVLPKEQIAQNPVEPRDHSKLLVLQRGTEKCEHRHFFDLPDYLEAGDLLVLNNTRVLPARLLGEKVSSGAHVEILLLRPVCDDWTYWEALVRPGKKLREGHEVRLVDGTFLYVEKVQEEGIRLIRFPRNVNVRAVLDRAGEIPLPPYITDTSAERERYQTVYAEKEGSVAAPTAGLHFTRTLLETLHTKGIEIAFLTLHVGLGTFRPVSSSDIREHAMHREYYSVPPSTAEALKQVRHKGKRVIAVGTTVVRCLESASETTLSCGGDGDTDIFIYPGFRFRVIDGMVTNFHLPRSTLLMLVAAFAGYEKTLNAYALAVAEKYRFFSFGDAMLVL; this is encoded by the coding sequence ATGACGAGAGACGACTCAACGAAATACGCGCTGCCTGCTCCGTCCCTTTTTGCGGCAGACTCCTACGAGTATGTCTTGCCCAAAGAGCAAATCGCCCAGAATCCGGTGGAACCGAGGGATCACTCGAAACTCCTTGTGCTGCAGCGAGGGACCGAAAAATGCGAACATCGTCATTTCTTTGACCTTCCCGATTATCTTGAAGCAGGGGATCTTCTGGTTTTGAACAACACGAGGGTTCTCCCCGCACGGCTTCTGGGCGAAAAAGTTTCCTCGGGAGCACATGTTGAAATCCTTCTCCTTCGCCCCGTATGCGATGACTGGACATACTGGGAAGCTCTCGTCCGCCCCGGGAAAAAGCTTCGAGAAGGACACGAAGTCCGTCTTGTCGACGGGACCTTTCTTTATGTGGAGAAAGTCCAGGAAGAAGGCATCAGGCTCATCCGTTTTCCACGGAACGTGAATGTGCGTGCAGTTCTCGACAGAGCGGGTGAAATTCCTCTTCCCCCTTATATCACGGACACCTCCGCGGAACGGGAGCGTTACCAGACGGTCTATGCGGAAAAAGAAGGATCCGTCGCTGCACCCACAGCGGGATTGCACTTTACACGGACATTACTTGAGACGCTCCATACAAAGGGAATCGAGATAGCATTCCTCACGCTCCATGTCGGACTCGGAACGTTTCGCCCCGTTTCCTCATCTGATATCCGGGAACATGCCATGCACAGGGAGTATTATTCCGTACCTCCCTCCACGGCAGAAGCACTGAAACAAGTCCGCCACAAAGGCAAAAGAGTCATCGCCGTGGGAACGACCGTTGTTCGCTGCCTGGAGAGCGCTTCCGAAACGACCCTCTCTTGCGGAGGAGACGGAGACACGGACATTTTTATCTACCCCGGATTCCGTTTTCGTGTCATTGACGGTATGGTGACGAACTTTCACCTCCCTCGAAGCACGCTGCTCATGCTTGTAGCCGCGTTCGCGGGATACGAGAAGACATTGAACGCCTACGCGCTTGCAGTCGCTGAAAAGTACCGTTTTTTCTCTTTCGGAGACGCAATGCTCGTGCTCTAG
- a CDS encoding class III extradiol dioxygenase subunit B-like domain-containing protein encodes MWTWSALVPHPPVLIPQVGRGRERKALKTLEGMAGVAELSRRNVPDVLFLLTPHHAMEKGITIIRGKSFHGDLRRFGAPEVGLSLTGETIRVEELSRTLSTSFPVTVLEGEQVALDHASLVPLLFLSQTWGQVPPRLLLANPLGLTLQQAFNAGKLLRDIRFPEKWALVASGDLSHCLSQDAPGGFNPQGAIHDQAAQNALEMSSPAPIFALSTSQVEQAGECGLRSLLVFLGFARGEPIHTLSYEAPFGVGYCTAFWHGEETRKGG; translated from the coding sequence GTGTGGACCTGGAGTGCCCTTGTGCCACACCCTCCCGTTCTCATTCCTCAAGTGGGACGAGGCAGAGAGCGGAAGGCCCTGAAGACGCTGGAGGGTATGGCCGGTGTGGCGGAACTCTCCAGAAGGAACGTTCCGGACGTGCTTTTCCTCCTCACACCTCATCATGCGATGGAGAAAGGAATCACCATCATTCGAGGAAAATCTTTCCATGGTGACCTGCGGCGCTTTGGAGCCCCCGAAGTGGGGCTTTCTTTGACCGGGGAAACGATCCGCGTGGAGGAATTGTCTCGGACCCTTTCGACTTCCTTTCCTGTCACCGTGCTGGAAGGCGAACAGGTTGCGCTGGATCACGCAAGCCTGGTGCCGCTCCTGTTTCTTTCGCAAACCTGGGGCCAGGTTCCGCCGCGTCTGCTCCTTGCCAATCCCCTCGGACTCACTCTCCAACAAGCCTTCAACGCGGGAAAGCTCCTGAGAGACATACGTTTTCCTGAAAAATGGGCCTTGGTAGCCAGTGGAGATCTCTCCCATTGTCTTTCCCAGGATGCTCCCGGTGGATTCAACCCCCAGGGGGCAATCCACGATCAGGCGGCCCAAAACGCTCTTGAAATGTCCTCGCCTGCGCCAATCTTCGCTCTTTCAACATCGCAGGTCGAACAGGCAGGCGAGTGTGGGCTGCGTTCCTTACTCGTCTTTCTGGGATTTGCCCGCGGTGAACCCATACACACTCTGTCTTACGAAGCGCCTTTCGGCGTGGGATACTGTACAGCCTTCTGGCATGGAGAAGAGACACGAAAGGGGGGATGA
- the amrA gene encoding AmmeMemoRadiSam system protein A produces MTVSGYEVPHPYVRLARKQIEAYVMHKKLLSAEEALLLCADSAIWTPRRACFVSIKTTKGHLRGCIGTILPSRSTLAEELLANAVAAASRDPRFPPLTEEELPHIRVSVDILSLPELVRSESELDPKRYGVIVEKGNSRGVLLPNLEGVESTSEQLAIACAKAGIRTLEGTTLYRFIVERYLERGIPDESV; encoded by the coding sequence ATGACCGTCTCCGGATATGAGGTACCGCACCCCTACGTTCGTTTGGCACGAAAACAGATTGAAGCCTACGTGATGCACAAAAAGCTTCTTTCTGCAGAAGAGGCATTGCTTCTTTGCGCGGACTCGGCAATCTGGACTCCTCGACGAGCCTGCTTCGTTTCCATCAAGACAACGAAGGGACATCTGCGGGGGTGTATCGGCACCATACTTCCAAGTCGTTCCACTCTCGCGGAAGAGCTTCTCGCCAACGCCGTGGCCGCCGCCTCCAGAGATCCTCGTTTTCCTCCCCTGACCGAGGAAGAGTTGCCGCATATCCGCGTCTCCGTAGATATTCTTTCTCTCCCAGAGCTGGTCCGGTCTGAAAGCGAACTGGACCCGAAACGTTACGGTGTTATTGTGGAAAAAGGTAATTCTCGAGGTGTGCTCCTCCCGAATCTGGAGGGCGTGGAAAGCACTTCGGAGCAACTTGCCATCGCCTGTGCCAAGGCTGGGATCCGCACTCTCGAGGGAACGACGCTGTATCGTTTCATTGTCGAGAGGTACCTTGAAAGAGGCATACCCGATGAAAGCGTCTGA
- the amrS gene encoding AmmeMemoRadiSam system radical SAM enzyme, protein MKASEEERRSKSLPHRSCLWYERAGEDALCRLCPHACRISPGGVGRCLVRKNDPHHGFISLNDGQAAAIAVDPMEKKPLYHFHPGTHILSLGTVGCNMGCPFCQNWPLATSVPSVELVPIEPPDVEQILQRHSLRSVAFTYNEPSVWYEFVLRCAQYLKERGYFVVLVTNGMMCSAPLRALLPYIDAANVDVKAFSEEHYTFLGGSLQSVLSFVETLFSGGVHVELTHLLVPGFNDSEEEFESLLRWIAALSPSIPLHVSRSFPQHRWPGPSPSLEQMQRREKLAKTHLFYVYLGNVPSMATTICRHCGHDILTRECYNIKMMELDAFGKCNFCGGNNFFRLPGSV, encoded by the coding sequence ATGAAAGCGTCTGAGGAAGAACGGAGAAGCAAGTCTTTGCCACACCGGAGCTGCCTTTGGTACGAGCGTGCCGGAGAGGACGCCTTGTGTCGCCTGTGCCCTCATGCCTGCCGTATTTCTCCGGGTGGTGTCGGACGCTGTCTTGTCAGAAAAAATGACCCGCATCACGGATTCATTTCCCTCAATGACGGACAAGCCGCGGCCATCGCGGTAGATCCTATGGAAAAGAAGCCCTTATATCACTTTCACCCGGGGACACACATTCTCTCCCTGGGAACCGTGGGATGTAACATGGGATGCCCTTTTTGCCAGAACTGGCCCCTCGCCACCAGCGTCCCCTCAGTGGAACTCGTTCCGATCGAGCCACCCGATGTGGAGCAAATCTTGCAGCGCCATTCCCTCCGATCCGTCGCCTTCACGTACAATGAACCCAGCGTTTGGTACGAGTTCGTGTTACGCTGCGCACAGTATTTGAAGGAACGGGGATATTTTGTTGTGCTCGTCACGAACGGTATGATGTGTTCCGCTCCTCTCAGAGCACTCCTTCCTTACATTGATGCCGCCAATGTGGACGTGAAGGCCTTTTCCGAGGAACACTACACATTCTTGGGTGGCAGCCTCCAATCCGTTCTTTCCTTCGTGGAAACACTTTTTTCAGGAGGTGTCCATGTGGAGTTGACGCATCTCCTCGTTCCGGGATTCAACGACTCGGAAGAAGAATTTGAATCCCTTCTTCGCTGGATCGCCGCTCTCTCGCCTTCGATCCCTCTCCACGTGAGTCGCTCCTTCCCGCAGCACCGCTGGCCGGGCCCCTCTCCATCCCTCGAACAGATGCAACGGAGAGAAAAACTTGCAAAAACCCACCTCTTCTACGTATATCTCGGCAATGTTCCCTCCATGGCAACAACCATCTGCCGCCACTGCGGGCATGACATTCTTACAAGGGAATGTTATAATATAAAAATGATGGAATTAGATGCATTTGGAAAGTGCAACTTTTGCGGAGGGAACAATTTTTTCCGCCTGCCTGGTTCCGTCTGA
- the hutH gene encoding histidine ammonia-lyase: MQSIELNGHSLTLQDVVRVSREDFPVSLDPAAVAFVERGANMVASWVRDGRVIYGITTGFGDLASVVIPQEKSELLQHNLLVSHACGVGEPFPEDVVRAIMLLRINTLIRGFSGISLPTLTLLLNMLNLGIHPIIPCQGSVGASGDLCPLSHLAIALLGLGEAMYKGKRLPVADAFAQTGLEAVALKPKEGLALNNGTTVLTAVGALTVYDALHTAKVADIAAALSLEALRGVPYAFDPRTHELRPHIGQRQVASNMRRLIEASEIIEKYKHDRVQDAYSLRCVPQVHGASRDAVEYVRQKIAVEINSVTDNPLIFPAEEEAISGGNFHGQPIAIAMDFFGIAAAELASISERRVARLVDAKLSGLPPFLVSNSGLNSGFMIPQYVCAALVSENKVLAHPSSVDSIPTSANQEDHVSMGMYSSRKGRAILENAEKVLAVELLCAAQGVEFHKPLQPGRGTRVARRLIREHVPFVQEDCFLQPLIEDVLHLVRSGELVQCVEEEIGPLS, encoded by the coding sequence ATGCAGAGCATCGAACTGAACGGCCACTCCCTGACCCTGCAGGATGTCGTGCGTGTTTCCAGGGAGGATTTCCCCGTGTCGCTCGATCCCGCCGCTGTAGCCTTCGTGGAGCGAGGTGCAAACATGGTTGCCTCCTGGGTTCGTGACGGAAGAGTCATCTACGGAATCACCACGGGGTTCGGAGATCTCGCTTCGGTAGTCATCCCCCAGGAGAAAAGCGAACTGCTTCAGCACAACCTGCTCGTTAGCCATGCCTGTGGCGTAGGCGAACCCTTTCCCGAGGATGTGGTCCGAGCGATCATGCTTCTGCGGATCAACACATTGATCCGCGGCTTTTCCGGCATCAGCCTCCCCACGCTCACCCTTCTGCTGAACATGCTCAATCTCGGCATTCATCCGATCATTCCCTGTCAAGGCTCCGTCGGAGCCAGCGGAGATCTCTGTCCTCTTTCACATCTCGCCATAGCGCTTCTTGGTCTGGGAGAAGCCATGTACAAGGGAAAACGCCTTCCCGTCGCCGATGCGTTCGCTCAGACAGGGCTGGAAGCGGTGGCACTCAAGCCCAAGGAAGGACTTGCTCTCAACAATGGAACAACTGTGTTGACTGCAGTGGGAGCGTTGACGGTATACGATGCACTTCATACGGCAAAGGTCGCGGACATTGCCGCGGCACTTTCGCTTGAAGCGCTCCGAGGCGTTCCCTACGCGTTTGACCCTCGAACACACGAATTGCGCCCCCACATCGGCCAGAGACAGGTCGCGTCGAATATGCGCCGTCTCATCGAAGCCAGCGAAATCATCGAAAAATACAAACATGACCGTGTCCAGGACGCTTATTCCCTGCGCTGCGTCCCCCAAGTCCACGGAGCAAGCCGGGATGCGGTGGAGTATGTACGCCAGAAGATCGCGGTAGAGATTAACTCCGTGACGGACAATCCTCTCATCTTTCCCGCCGAGGAAGAAGCTATCAGCGGAGGTAATTTCCATGGCCAACCCATCGCCATCGCCATGGATTTCTTCGGTATCGCCGCTGCGGAACTGGCAAGCATTTCCGAGAGACGGGTGGCTCGCCTGGTGGATGCGAAGCTCTCCGGACTTCCTCCGTTTCTCGTGAGCAACAGCGGCCTGAACAGCGGGTTCATGATCCCGCAATATGTCTGCGCCGCACTCGTGTCCGAGAACAAGGTCCTCGCTCACCCCTCTTCCGTGGACAGTATTCCCACGTCTGCAAACCAGGAAGATCATGTCTCCATGGGGATGTATTCTTCCAGAAAGGGAAGAGCGATCCTTGAGAACGCCGAGAAGGTTCTCGCCGTGGAACTTCTCTGCGCTGCCCAGGGGGTGGAGTTTCACAAACCCCTTCAGCCAGGAAGAGGAACCCGTGTCGCCCGGCGCCTGATTCGGGAGCACGTACCCTTTGTTCAAGAGGATTGTTTTCTCCAGCCGCTCATCGAAGACGTGCTCCATCTGGTTCGCAGTGGAGAACTGGTGCAGTGCGTGGAGGAAGAAATCGGGCCCCTCTCGTGA
- the ftcD gene encoding glutamate formimidoyltransferase yields MVRRLVECVPNFSEGRRPEIIEALVAPFKKRKGVYLFDYRADEDHNRLVVSLVGEPEPMEDALLEAARVAMENIDMEHHQGGHPRIGAVDVIPFTPLKNMSMEECVLLAHTFGERYWQETGIPVYFYEEAALRPERKRLEVIRKGQYETLKVEVLSNPERLPDKGSAALHPTAGATVIGARTFLVAFNVNLGTTDVAIAKEIAKAVRASSGGFCHVKGIGLALEDRGLVQVSMNLVDHRKNALYRVLETIRMEARRWGVPVVETELYGMVPTEALLDSAAYYLQANGFDPRQAIELRLLEMMEEEQA; encoded by the coding sequence ATGGTACGCAGATTGGTCGAGTGTGTTCCGAACTTCAGCGAGGGACGACGTCCAGAGATCATCGAGGCACTGGTGGCACCCTTCAAAAAAAGGAAGGGTGTTTATCTGTTCGACTACAGGGCCGACGAGGACCACAATCGTCTCGTCGTGAGCTTGGTGGGTGAACCGGAACCGATGGAGGACGCACTGCTCGAAGCCGCCAGGGTCGCGATGGAAAACATCGATATGGAGCATCACCAAGGCGGTCATCCCCGCATCGGCGCGGTGGACGTCATTCCATTCACACCGCTGAAGAACATGAGCATGGAGGAATGCGTGCTCCTCGCGCATACCTTTGGAGAGCGTTATTGGCAAGAGACGGGCATTCCCGTGTATTTCTACGAAGAGGCGGCCCTGCGCCCCGAGAGAAAACGCCTTGAAGTTATCAGAAAGGGGCAGTACGAGACACTCAAGGTGGAAGTCCTCTCGAATCCCGAGCGGCTTCCGGACAAGGGGAGTGCAGCACTCCATCCCACTGCCGGAGCCACCGTGATCGGAGCACGCACCTTCCTCGTCGCGTTCAATGTCAATCTTGGAACAACGGATGTCGCCATCGCGAAAGAAATTGCCAAGGCTGTTCGCGCTTCCAGCGGAGGCTTTTGTCATGTGAAAGGCATCGGCCTCGCCCTTGAGGACCGAGGGCTCGTTCAGGTGAGCATGAATCTCGTTGACCACCGAAAGAACGCCCTCTACCGCGTGCTGGAGACCATTCGGATGGAGGCCCGCCGCTGGGGTGTCCCGGTGGTGGAGACCGAACTCTACGGCATGGTTCCCACCGAGGCTCTTCTCGACAGTGCCGCCTATTATCTCCAAGCTAACGGATTCGATCCGCGACAGGCGATCGAACTACGCCTCCTGGAAATGATGGAGGAGGAGCAAGCATGA